A region from the Oceanidesulfovibrio marinus genome encodes:
- a CDS encoding STAS domain-containing protein, with the protein MEIRDKKIEDIQIVEVDGRIDASTAATFGEAISALIDAGSDKLVLDLNGLEYISSAGLREFLKAAKTLKAKSGKFAVCGLKDYVREVFDMSGFDTIIPIHSCVDDAVAVFK; encoded by the coding sequence ATGGAAATACGCGACAAGAAGATTGAAGATATCCAGATCGTGGAGGTGGACGGCCGCATCGACGCCAGCACGGCGGCCACGTTCGGCGAGGCCATCTCCGCACTCATCGACGCCGGCAGCGACAAGCTGGTCCTCGACCTGAACGGTTTGGAGTACATCTCCAGCGCGGGCCTGCGCGAGTTCCTCAAGGCGGCCAAAACGCTGAAGGCCAAAAGCGGGAAGTTCGCCGTCTGCGGACTGAAGGACTATGTGCGGGAAGTTTTCGACATGTCCGGCTTCGACACCATCATCCCCATCCACAGCTGCGTGGACGATGCCGTCGCCGTTTTCAAGTAG
- a CDS encoding ATP-binding protein, with protein MPHERIRMPATMESFDPVRRFVLARTPTRVHKKVDLVLEELLLNVIHYAYAPSRTDCRSGRRGAWLDSARMDAAECPDLQKRDDQWLEVELEFLASEGAGNPGTAGEFLLRIRDWGQPFDPVQRARPDTSCSLEKRTLGGLGILLVRKMADSVNYRRDEDQNVVDVRFIMGSD; from the coding sequence ATGCCGCATGAACGCATCCGTATGCCCGCGACCATGGAGTCCTTCGACCCGGTGCGACGGTTTGTGCTGGCGCGTACGCCGACCCGCGTGCACAAGAAGGTGGACCTTGTGCTCGAAGAGCTCCTGCTCAACGTCATTCATTACGCCTACGCCCCGTCGCGGACTGATTGCCGGTCCGGCAGGCGAGGCGCCTGGTTGGACTCGGCCAGGATGGACGCCGCCGAGTGCCCGGATTTGCAAAAACGCGACGATCAGTGGCTGGAGGTCGAGCTGGAGTTCCTTGCGTCTGAAGGCGCCGGGAACCCTGGGACGGCCGGGGAGTTTTTGCTGCGTATTCGCGACTGGGGCCAGCCCTTCGACCCCGTGCAGCGCGCCCGGCCCGACACAAGCTGCTCGCTGGAAAAGCGCACCCTGGGCGGCCTGGGCATCCTCCTGGTTCGCAAGATGGCCGACAGCGTGAACTACCGCCGCGACGAGGACCAGAACGTCGTGGACGTGCGCTTCATCATGGGCAGCGACTGA
- a CDS encoding STAS domain-containing protein, whose product MLEFVGENKQGSHVVLMVRGRLDNKTAPEFAKKVEQLVGAGDKRIVVDMSGLEYISSAGLRALLNAGMHLRAADGGLAICCLMGMVRDVIDVAGFGQMFPVYGTVEEAISG is encoded by the coding sequence ATGCTGGAATTCGTGGGCGAGAATAAGCAGGGGAGCCATGTCGTGCTCATGGTGCGGGGGCGTCTGGACAACAAGACCGCTCCAGAGTTCGCCAAGAAGGTGGAGCAGCTTGTGGGCGCGGGCGACAAGCGCATCGTGGTGGACATGTCCGGTCTGGAGTACATCTCCAGCGCGGGGCTGCGCGCGCTTCTCAACGCCGGAATGCACCTGCGCGCAGCAGACGGCGGCCTGGCGATCTGCTGCCTTATGGGGATGGTCAGGGACGTGATCGACGTGGCCGGGTTCGGCCAGATGTTCCCGGTGTACGGGACAGTGGAAGAAGCCATCTCCGGCTAG
- a CDS encoding energy-coupling factor ABC transporter ATP-binding protein encodes MALYTLEDVVQRYGNREVLSVPSLVIEEGEALGLRGHNGSGKSTLLRMLAFLEQPAEGLLSFDGMASGNVFERRRHVTLLTQEPYLLTTTVRKNVAYGMKIRGMADIDDGVDNALDLVGLNPDSFANRSAHELSGGELQRVALAARLALRPRVLLLDEPTASLDKNSALRIKDAVTEARRQQGTTLVIASHDMTWLESVSDSMLTLYEGRPADDQD; translated from the coding sequence GTGGCGCTCTACACGCTCGAAGACGTGGTCCAGCGCTACGGAAACCGCGAGGTCCTCTCGGTTCCTTCCCTGGTCATCGAAGAGGGCGAGGCCCTGGGCCTGCGCGGCCACAACGGCAGCGGCAAGTCCACGCTGCTGCGCATGCTCGCCTTTCTGGAGCAGCCGGCCGAAGGGCTCCTCTCTTTTGATGGCATGGCCAGCGGCAACGTGTTCGAGCGCCGTCGCCACGTCACCCTGCTGACCCAGGAGCCGTATCTGCTGACCACCACGGTGCGCAAGAACGTGGCCTACGGCATGAAAATCCGCGGCATGGCCGACATCGACGACGGAGTGGACAACGCGCTGGATCTGGTGGGGCTCAATCCGGATAGCTTTGCCAACCGCAGCGCGCACGAGCTTTCCGGCGGCGAGCTGCAACGCGTGGCCCTGGCCGCCAGGCTGGCTCTCCGGCCGCGGGTGCTGCTGCTGGACGAGCCCACAGCGAGCCTGGACAAGAACAGCGCCCTGCGCATCAAGGACGCGGTGACCGAGGCCCGGCGGCAACAGGGCACCACCCTGGTCATCGCCAGCCACGATATGACCTGGCTGGAATCGGTCAGCGACTCCATGCTGACCCTGTACGAGGGCCGGCCAGCCGACGACCAGGACTGA
- a CDS encoding ABC transporter permease, giving the protein MSFILDGFTQALHLLASGDAETFSAVKCTLTVSSMSMAGTLALGIPLGFLLGYTRFPGRRIAKTAVDTLLSLPTVVIGLLVYALVTRRGPLGDFELLFTLPGIAVGQIILGLPIVVAFTATAVESMDPRLRPTLLTLGANPRQVLMSTLWEARYSCLVAAVTAYGRIVSEIGISMMIGGNIKWHTRTITTAIALETGKGRFAMGIALGLVLMVIALLVNVSVVGLRRKAVQ; this is encoded by the coding sequence ATGAGCTTCATTCTCGACGGTTTTACCCAGGCTCTGCACCTGCTCGCCTCCGGCGATGCGGAGACCTTCTCCGCGGTCAAGTGCACCCTTACCGTATCATCCATGTCCATGGCCGGAACTCTGGCCCTGGGCATTCCGCTGGGCTTTTTGCTGGGGTATACGCGCTTTCCAGGCCGGCGCATCGCCAAAACGGCCGTGGACACGCTGCTTTCTCTGCCCACGGTGGTCATCGGCCTGCTTGTCTACGCGCTGGTCACCCGGCGCGGGCCCCTGGGCGATTTTGAGCTGCTCTTCACCCTGCCGGGCATTGCCGTGGGGCAGATCATCCTGGGCCTGCCCATTGTGGTGGCCTTCACGGCCACGGCCGTGGAGAGCATGGATCCCCGGCTGCGGCCCACACTGCTGACCCTGGGTGCCAACCCCAGACAGGTGCTCATGAGCACACTGTGGGAGGCGCGGTACAGCTGCCTGGTGGCCGCGGTCACGGCCTACGGGCGTATCGTCTCGGAGATTGGCATTTCCATGATGATCGGCGGCAACATCAAGTGGCACACGCGGACCATCACCACGGCCATAGCCCTGGAAACGGGCAAGGGCCGCTTCGCCATGGGCATTGCCCTGGGCCTTGTGCTCATGGTTATCGCCCTGCTGGTGAACGTCTCCGTGGTGGGCCTCAGGCGCAAGGCGGTGCAGTAA
- a CDS encoding substrate-binding domain-containing protein, which produces MHKKGMRWGSIALGLVMALAFTVGVAQAAEQSLMMATTTSTDNTGLLDYLAPKFQEATGIELKWSAMGTGKALQFGIDCNADILLVHAPPAEKKYVEEGHGIDRREVMYNDFVIIGPPSDPAGVKGMDVKDALTTIAKKGGVFVSRGDDSGTNKKEKSLWKAAGMELPDKQEWYVQTGQGMLKTILVASERDGYTMTDRGTFIKYEAENNGNPPLVILVEGDKVLFNQYSVIIVNPEKCPSVKQDLAKKFSDWITSEQGQKDIADFRLLGKALFTPNAK; this is translated from the coding sequence ATGCACAAAAAAGGAATGCGCTGGGGCTCGATCGCCCTCGGCCTGGTCATGGCACTGGCCTTTACGGTCGGCGTGGCCCAGGCGGCCGAGCAGAGCCTGATGATGGCGACGACCACGTCCACGGACAACACCGGATTACTTGATTATCTGGCGCCCAAGTTCCAGGAGGCCACCGGCATCGAACTCAAGTGGAGCGCCATGGGCACGGGCAAGGCCCTGCAGTTCGGCATCGACTGCAACGCCGACATCCTGCTGGTGCACGCGCCGCCGGCAGAGAAGAAGTATGTCGAGGAAGGACACGGCATTGACCGCCGCGAGGTAATGTACAACGACTTCGTCATCATCGGCCCGCCTTCCGACCCGGCCGGCGTCAAGGGCATGGATGTGAAGGACGCATTGACCACTATCGCCAAGAAGGGCGGCGTCTTTGTTTCCCGCGGCGACGACTCCGGTACGAACAAGAAGGAGAAGTCCCTGTGGAAGGCCGCCGGCATGGAGCTGCCGGACAAGCAGGAGTGGTACGTGCAGACCGGTCAGGGCATGCTCAAGACCATCCTGGTGGCCTCCGAGCGCGACGGCTACACCATGACCGACCGCGGCACCTTCATCAAGTACGAGGCCGAGAACAACGGCAACCCGCCGCTGGTTATTCTGGTGGAAGGCGACAAGGTCCTCTTCAACCAGTACAGCGTCATCATCGTGAACCCCGAGAAGTGCCCCAGCGTGAAGCAGGATCTGGCCAAGAAGTTCAGCGACTGGATCACTTCCGAGCAGGGCCAGAAGGACATCGCGGACTTCCGTCTGCTGGGCAAGGCGCTCTTTACTCCCAACGCGAAGTAG
- a CDS encoding winged helix-turn-helix domain-containing protein encodes MGDKKKPTLRLNIWIEDDGELLFGSGRAQLLLKIREYGSLKKAAEAMGISYRAAWGKLKKTEEVLGEPLVEKYGGNRAGYSLSPLGERLMAAYAQWFDEVERFAVDRAEELLPWHLRMFEEPEK; translated from the coding sequence TTGGGCGATAAAAAAAAACCGACCCTGCGCTTGAACATCTGGATCGAGGACGACGGCGAGCTGCTTTTTGGTTCCGGGCGGGCTCAACTTCTGCTGAAGATCCGGGAGTACGGCTCGCTCAAAAAAGCGGCAGAGGCCATGGGCATCTCCTACCGGGCCGCCTGGGGCAAGCTCAAAAAAACAGAAGAGGTGCTTGGCGAGCCACTGGTGGAGAAGTACGGCGGCAACCGCGCCGGCTACAGCCTCTCCCCCCTGGGCGAACGGCTCATGGCGGCCTACGCCCAGTGGTTCGACGAGGTGGAGCGCTTCGCCGTGGACCGCGCCGAGGAGCTGCTGCCGTGGCACCTGCGGATGTTCGAAGAGCCGGAGAAATAG
- the fabF gene encoding beta-ketoacyl-ACP synthase II, protein MTLRRVVITGLSAITPLGNDLAASWGRLLAGESGVSPITSFDTSEHLTKFAGQVTGFDPTLYMSAKQARRLERFCTFSIACSKMLLQHAGLEKIPEQDQEHTGCLIGCGLGGLKIFEDTVLKLEREGPRRVSPFCIPVYIANMAPGLASIELQAKGPNLVTTSACASGIHAIIYAYSDIAMGRADMMVTGGVESTITSLGIAGFNAMRALSTRNDDPQRASRPFDKNRDGFVMGEGCGMLLLESLEHAQARGANILAEIVGCNSTADAYHMTAPAEDGDGMARAMNGALRTAGMSPDQVEHINAHATSTPLNDVTETRAIKKVFGKRAYDIPITANKSMMGHLLGGAGGVESVFSVMSLAEEVLPPTINLETPDPECDLDYITEGKRKATVANVLCNSFGFGGTNASVIFSRWNG, encoded by the coding sequence ATGACACTCAGACGAGTCGTCATTACCGGTCTTTCTGCAATAACGCCTCTGGGCAACGATCTCGCCGCAAGCTGGGGCAGGCTCCTGGCCGGCGAGTCGGGGGTCTCCCCCATTACCTCTTTCGACACCTCCGAGCACCTGACCAAGTTCGCCGGTCAGGTGACCGGCTTCGACCCCACCCTCTACATGTCCGCCAAGCAGGCGCGCCGGCTGGAGCGCTTCTGCACCTTCTCCATTGCCTGCTCCAAGATGCTGCTCCAGCACGCCGGCCTGGAGAAGATTCCAGAGCAAGACCAGGAACACACGGGCTGTCTCATCGGTTGCGGCCTGGGCGGCCTGAAGATCTTCGAAGACACCGTGCTCAAGCTGGAGCGCGAAGGCCCCCGCCGCGTGTCGCCGTTCTGCATCCCGGTCTACATCGCGAACATGGCTCCTGGCCTGGCCTCCATCGAGCTGCAGGCCAAAGGACCCAATCTGGTGACCACATCCGCCTGCGCCTCGGGAATCCACGCCATCATCTACGCCTACTCCGACATCGCCATGGGCCGCGCGGACATGATGGTCACGGGCGGGGTGGAGTCGACCATCACCTCGCTGGGCATCGCCGGGTTCAACGCCATGCGCGCCCTCTCCACCCGCAACGACGATCCGCAGCGCGCCTCCCGGCCCTTTGACAAGAACCGCGACGGCTTTGTCATGGGCGAGGGCTGCGGCATGCTGCTGCTCGAATCGCTGGAGCACGCCCAGGCCCGCGGGGCCAACATCCTGGCCGAGATCGTGGGCTGCAACTCCACGGCCGACGCTTACCACATGACCGCCCCGGCCGAGGACGGCGACGGCATGGCCCGCGCCATGAACGGAGCGCTGCGCACCGCCGGCATGTCGCCAGACCAGGTCGAGCACATCAACGCCCACGCCACCTCCACGCCGCTCAACGACGTCACGGAGACGCGCGCCATCAAGAAGGTCTTTGGCAAGCGCGCCTACGACATCCCCATCACCGCCAACAAGTCCATGATGGGCCACCTGCTGGGCGGGGCCGGCGGGGTCGAGTCCGTGTTCAGCGTCATGTCCCTGGCGGAGGAAGTGCTGCCGCCCACCATCAACCTGGAGACGCCGGACCCGGAGTGCGACCTGGACTACATCACCGAAGGCAAGCGCAAGGCCACGGTGGCCAACGTGCTTTGCAACTCCTTCGGCTTCGGCGGCACCAACGCCAGCGTGATCTTCTCCCGCTGGAACGGGTAG
- a CDS encoding response regulator, whose translation MRILVIDDERPTLEMMELLLGAFGHSTFRAETGEEGLELFAREMPDVVITDVKMPGMDGIEVLRRIKEINPTTEVIVVTGHGDLDLAVKALNLNATDFIDKPLQRDALEQALKRAETRLEKSRGEANDIEVEHRGDIVVIKIHGNVTSSTAPYLRSAIDDAAAKGFSQAILAFDKHASINGGGISLLDGLLKNGTSQRLRITLAGLADNFRRVLDMVGVSKRTSIHDTVDDALFVLRKA comes from the coding sequence ATGAGAATATTGGTGATCGACGACGAACGGCCGACTCTCGAGATGATGGAACTGCTTCTCGGAGCGTTCGGCCACAGCACCTTCCGCGCCGAGACAGGCGAGGAGGGGCTCGAACTGTTTGCCAGGGAAATGCCGGACGTGGTCATCACGGACGTGAAGATGCCGGGCATGGACGGCATCGAGGTGTTGCGGCGCATCAAGGAGATCAACCCCACCACCGAGGTCATCGTGGTCACCGGCCACGGCGACCTGGACCTCGCCGTCAAGGCGCTCAATCTCAACGCCACTGACTTCATCGACAAGCCCCTGCAGCGCGACGCCCTGGAGCAGGCCCTGAAGCGCGCCGAGACGCGTCTGGAAAAAAGCCGCGGCGAGGCCAACGACATCGAGGTGGAGCACCGCGGCGACATCGTGGTCATCAAGATCCACGGCAACGTCACCTCCTCCACGGCCCCGTACCTGCGCAGCGCCATAGACGACGCCGCAGCCAAGGGTTTTTCCCAGGCCATTCTCGCCTTTGACAAGCACGCCTCCATCAACGGCGGCGGCATCAGCCTGCTGGACGGCCTGCTCAAGAACGGCACCTCCCAGCGGCTGCGCATCACCCTGGCCGGCCTGGCCGATAACTTCCGCCGCGTGCTGGACATGGTGGGCGTGTCCAAACGCACATCGATTCACGACACGGTGGACGATGCGCTGTTCGTTCTGCGCAAGGCGTAG
- a CDS encoding ATP-binding protein, with the protein MIRQRFRPSPMNLKSKILFSTLGVVLLVSVCIALVARYILISSLTRELEFRGLGIAQSIADRSAPFILTQDEPALVNLAFEAVLVGERQDLITYIYILDTEHKVLASTFIVPFPEFLRDANPLKPGDKQSIQPLDNVLGGSVYDVAVPVKEGIYDVGSVHVGLSQQHIGAIVTKLRNIFVGFIAGIILFIFFLSQALARSITKPIHALMRVAEDIRRDNLEFSIDFDGRADDEVVQLADSFANMVRHIKEYRAELKRSQLKYRSLFHSGPDPIFVLDMGGLTVLDANPMATEVFGYSRMELVNKPIVELAPDVVSQLAQAFPSSDMDAQARCVSFPKSLAYRSSNEPFYVNLHVCSTIYEEQPALIVSATDITDMIEKDAQLIQASKMKSLGEMSAGIAHEVNQPLNAIKVGSEYLELLASKGETIPPETFAKVTRQISQQVDRASEIIQAMRQFGRKAELLRERMDLAAPVRNVLRILRQQLQLDSVKLDVHLPEDVPYIMGQENRLQQVIFNLVTNARDAVCSEEAQLPPSKRRIEVAVYQNDGIVCLRVADNGVGIPASRLDKIFEPFYTTKETGKGMGLGLAITYGIVKDCNGEITVESEPGKGTAFILSFPALEEPQ; encoded by the coding sequence ATGATCCGGCAGCGGTTCCGCCCCTCCCCCATGAATCTGAAGAGCAAAATTCTTTTCAGCACGCTGGGCGTCGTACTGCTGGTGAGCGTATGCATCGCCCTTGTGGCGCGCTACATCCTGATCTCCAGCCTCACGCGGGAGCTGGAGTTCCGCGGTCTGGGCATCGCCCAGTCCATAGCCGACCGCAGCGCGCCGTTCATCCTCACCCAGGACGAGCCGGCCCTGGTGAACCTCGCCTTCGAGGCCGTGCTGGTGGGCGAGCGCCAGGACCTCATCACCTACATCTACATCCTGGATACGGAGCACAAGGTACTGGCCTCCACGTTCATCGTGCCTTTCCCCGAGTTCCTGCGCGACGCCAACCCCCTGAAGCCCGGCGACAAGCAGTCCATCCAGCCCCTGGACAACGTGCTGGGCGGATCGGTCTACGACGTGGCCGTGCCGGTGAAGGAGGGCATCTACGACGTGGGCAGCGTCCATGTGGGCTTGTCGCAGCAGCACATCGGCGCCATCGTTACCAAGCTCCGCAACATCTTCGTGGGCTTCATCGCGGGCATTATCCTGTTCATTTTCTTTTTGAGCCAGGCCCTGGCGCGGAGCATCACCAAGCCCATCCATGCGCTGATGCGCGTGGCCGAGGATATCCGCCGCGACAACCTGGAGTTTTCCATCGACTTCGACGGCCGGGCCGACGACGAGGTGGTGCAGCTTGCCGACTCCTTCGCCAACATGGTCCGGCACATCAAGGAGTACCGCGCCGAGCTCAAGCGCTCGCAGCTCAAGTACCGCTCCCTGTTCCACAGCGGGCCGGACCCCATTTTTGTCCTGGATATGGGCGGGCTGACGGTGCTGGACGCCAACCCCATGGCCACGGAGGTGTTCGGCTACTCGCGCATGGAGCTGGTGAACAAGCCCATCGTGGAGCTGGCCCCGGACGTGGTGAGCCAGCTTGCCCAGGCCTTTCCCAGCAGCGACATGGACGCCCAGGCGCGCTGCGTCTCCTTTCCCAAGAGTCTGGCCTACCGCAGCAGCAACGAGCCGTTCTACGTGAACCTCCACGTCTGCTCCACCATCTACGAGGAGCAGCCCGCGCTCATCGTCTCGGCCACGGACATCACGGACATGATCGAGAAGGACGCGCAGCTCATCCAGGCCAGCAAGATGAAGAGCCTGGGCGAGATGTCTGCGGGCATTGCGCATGAGGTGAATCAGCCCCTCAACGCCATCAAGGTGGGCAGCGAGTACCTCGAACTGCTCGCCTCCAAGGGCGAGACCATTCCGCCGGAGACCTTCGCCAAGGTGACGCGGCAGATAAGCCAGCAGGTGGACCGCGCCTCGGAGATCATCCAGGCCATGCGCCAGTTCGGGCGCAAGGCGGAGCTGCTGCGGGAGCGCATGGACCTTGCCGCGCCGGTGCGCAACGTGCTGCGCATCCTGCGCCAGCAGCTCCAGTTGGACAGCGTTAAATTGGACGTGCACCTGCCGGAAGACGTGCCGTACATCATGGGGCAGGAGAACCGGCTGCAGCAGGTTATCTTCAATCTGGTGACCAACGCCCGCGACGCCGTCTGCTCCGAAGAGGCGCAGCTTCCGCCCTCGAAACGCCGCATCGAGGTGGCGGTGTATCAGAACGACGGCATCGTCTGCCTTCGTGTTGCAGATAACGGAGTCGGCATTCCTGCATCGCGACTGGATAAAATTTTCGAACCATTTTATACCACCAAAGAAACCGGTAAAGGCATGGGCCTGGGCCTGGCCATAACCTACGGCATTGTGAAAGACTGTAACGGAGAGATCACCGTGGAGAGCGAACCCGGCAAGGGCACTGCCTTCATCCTCTCTTTCCCAGCACTGGAAGAGCCCCAATGA
- a CDS encoding ABC transporter substrate-binding protein, translating into MNQTFSLARGVRRRDRRDAEFPAIRPCLTLLFLLLSFMALCAAGCDNVGQDGSDQSAVTPGVTSDKIRVGSSLALTGHASFLGQQTLSGATAYLDYINEQGGVHGRKIELVVYDDRYEPPLCLANTQKLIVKENIFSLFCYVGTPTTVKIIPLVKKARIPLLGMFTGAKALREPFNPYLINVRASYHEEVDAAVSRLVEDLGCKRIAVFYQYDAYGLDGLRGAEISLLKYGLDPVAKGSYIRGTLDIEQALARIMAAKPEAVVMVGTYMPCAKFIRMAKNIQPDLIFYNVSFVGAEELVRILGDKGERIIVSQVVPPPELPQTQDLFPLAREFLEQYAQDHPDQPISSVSLEGYLNARVLVEALRRAGPDPTREGFIRAVQSIHEMPIGKDAVIRFGPHDHQGLDQVYFTEIREGKLRLLTDWKDLARRLGRAPAQTAQAAHPAKPGLAGKGMVP; encoded by the coding sequence ATGAACCAGACATTTTCCCTGGCACGGGGAGTCAGGCGGCGTGACCGCCGGGATGCCGAATTTCCTGCGATACGACCGTGTCTGACGCTTCTCTTCCTCCTGCTTTCCTTCATGGCGTTGTGCGCCGCCGGTTGCGACAACGTCGGCCAGGACGGCTCTGACCAGAGCGCCGTCACGCCGGGCGTCACCAGCGACAAAATCCGCGTGGGCTCATCCCTGGCGTTGACCGGCCACGCCAGCTTTCTGGGCCAGCAGACGCTCTCCGGCGCCACCGCGTATCTCGACTACATCAACGAACAGGGCGGCGTGCATGGCCGGAAGATAGAGCTGGTGGTCTACGACGACCGCTACGAGCCGCCGCTGTGCCTGGCAAATACGCAGAAGCTCATCGTCAAGGAGAACATCTTCTCGCTGTTCTGCTACGTGGGCACGCCCACCACGGTGAAAATCATCCCTCTGGTCAAAAAGGCCAGGATTCCGCTGCTCGGCATGTTCACGGGCGCCAAGGCGCTCAGGGAGCCGTTCAATCCGTACCTCATCAATGTGCGCGCCTCCTACCACGAGGAAGTGGACGCCGCTGTGTCGCGCCTGGTGGAGGACCTGGGCTGCAAGCGCATCGCCGTGTTCTACCAGTACGACGCTTATGGCCTGGACGGCCTGCGCGGGGCGGAGATCTCGCTGCTCAAGTACGGGCTCGATCCCGTGGCCAAGGGCTCGTACATCCGCGGCACCCTGGACATAGAGCAGGCCCTTGCGCGCATCATGGCGGCAAAGCCCGAGGCCGTGGTCATGGTGGGCACGTACATGCCGTGCGCCAAGTTCATCCGCATGGCCAAGAATATCCAACCGGACCTTATCTTCTACAACGTCTCCTTCGTGGGGGCCGAGGAGCTGGTGCGCATCCTGGGCGACAAGGGCGAGCGGATTATCGTCAGCCAGGTGGTGCCGCCACCAGAGCTGCCGCAGACGCAGGACCTCTTTCCCCTGGCCAGGGAGTTCCTGGAGCAGTACGCCCAGGACCATCCGGATCAGCCGATCAGCTCCGTGAGCCTGGAGGGGTATCTCAATGCGCGCGTCCTGGTGGAGGCGTTGCGCCGCGCCGGGCCGGACCCCACCCGCGAGGGCTTCATCCGGGCCGTGCAGTCCATCCATGAGATGCCCATCGGCAAGGACGCGGTCATCCGCTTCGGCCCGCACGACCACCAGGGGCTGGACCAGGTCTATTTTACGGAGATTCGCGAAGGAAAGCTGCGGCTTCTGACCGACTGGAAGGATCTGGCCAGACGCCTGGGCAGGGCTCCGGCCCAGACTGCCCAGGCTGCGCATCCTGCAAAGCCGGGCCTGGCCGGGAAGGGTATGGTTCCATGA
- a CDS encoding universal stress protein codes for MERNLLITVSEDQSALFGVRFVASFFTDKNPIKITLLYIAPDENGNDAATGQALEAARQKCISLGFAECSVQIKSITRRVSLIRDILAEARRGVFDAIVLGRRGVSRLEEMLGESTSRGIIEEVAVTPVWVCRVPDPTRRNVLLCVDGSEQAFRAADHVGFVLGPEQDHDVTLLSVVEKGSDPAAMDQTLNHAARILRDNGVDASRISQKTVQSSSPQRIIAKMAAEEGFAVVAVGRTASGNGFITQLFSDSVSANLFHDSGGASLWIAK; via the coding sequence ATGGAACGCAATCTGTTGATCACTGTCAGCGAGGACCAATCCGCACTCTTCGGCGTACGTTTCGTCGCCTCGTTTTTTACCGACAAGAATCCCATCAAAATCACCCTGCTCTACATAGCCCCGGATGAAAACGGCAACGATGCAGCCACCGGCCAGGCTTTGGAGGCGGCCCGGCAAAAGTGCATTAGCCTGGGCTTTGCCGAATGTTCGGTGCAGATCAAGAGCATCACCCGCCGTGTCTCGCTTATTCGCGACATCCTGGCCGAGGCCCGGCGTGGCGTGTTCGACGCCATTGTGCTGGGCCGGCGCGGTGTTTCCCGCCTGGAGGAAATGCTGGGCGAGAGCACCAGCCGCGGCATCATCGAGGAAGTGGCCGTCACGCCGGTGTGGGTCTGCCGCGTGCCGGACCCCACCCGCAGGAACGTACTGCTCTGCGTGGACGGCTCCGAGCAGGCCTTTCGCGCCGCCGACCACGTGGGCTTCGTGCTGGGACCGGAACAGGACCACGACGTGACCCTGCTGAGCGTGGTGGAGAAAGGCTCGGACCCGGCCGCCATGGACCAGACTCTCAACCACGCCGCCAGAATTTTGCGCGACAACGGGGTCGATGCCTCGCGCATATCACAAAAGACCGTGCAGTCTTCCAGCCCACAACGGATCATCGCCAAAATGGCTGCGGAGGAAGGCTTCGCCGTGGTCGCCGTGGGCCGCACGGCCTCGGGCAACGGCTTCATTACACAACTCTTCTCGGACTCGGTGAGCGCCAACCTGTTTCACGATTCCGGAGGCGCCTCCCTCTGGATTGCGAAGTAA